In a single window of the Bradyrhizobium erythrophlei genome:
- a CDS encoding ribonuclease D: MTVRLHRGDLPDLTRYTDSVAIDTETMGLHPHRDRLCVVQLSNGDGSADVVQIPKGQTDTPNLKALLANPKITKIFHFARFDIAALDNAFGVMPQPVYCTKIASRLARTYTDRHGLKDLVRELLNIDLSKQQQSSDWGSQTLSEAQLAYAASDVLHLHALRERLDIMLAREGRLGLAQSCFEFLPTRARLDLQGWDTEDIFAHS; this comes from the coding sequence ATGACCGTACGCCTGCACCGCGGCGACCTGCCTGATCTCACCCGCTACACCGATTCGGTGGCGATCGACACCGAGACCATGGGGCTGCATCCGCATCGCGACCGGCTCTGCGTGGTGCAGCTGTCGAACGGCGACGGCAGCGCCGACGTGGTGCAGATTCCCAAGGGCCAGACCGACACGCCGAACCTGAAGGCGTTGCTGGCCAATCCGAAAATCACCAAGATTTTTCATTTCGCGCGGTTCGATATTGCCGCGCTCGACAACGCCTTCGGCGTGATGCCGCAGCCGGTGTATTGCACCAAGATCGCCTCGCGGCTGGCCCGCACCTATACCGATCGCCACGGCCTGAAGGATCTGGTGCGCGAGTTGCTCAACATCGATCTGTCGAAGCAGCAGCAATCCAGCGACTGGGGCTCGCAGACCCTGAGCGAGGCGCAACTTGCCTACGCGGCCTCCGACGTGCTGCATCTGCATGCGCTGCGCGAGCGCCTCGATATCATGCTGGCGCGCGAGGGCCGTCTGGGGCTGGCGCAATCCTGCTTCGAATTTTTGCCGACGCGGGCGAGGCTCGACCTGCAGGGCTGGGACACCGAGGACATTTTTGCCCATTCGTAG
- a CDS encoding NYN domain-containing protein — MKIEQQRLPRLAVLIDADNTSPQIAGGLFEEVAKFGEASVRRIYGDFSGPQLRSWADILSKHAIDPYQQFAYTKGKNASDIALVIDAMDLLHSGRFEGFCLVSSDSDFTRLASRLREQGADVYGFGKQDTPESFRQACRRFIYTENLVSETPAANSGAAPKSRSLQPPSAAIPILEKAISQIESEDGWVRLDTVGSVLVNLVSDFDVRTFGFRKLSDLVRNGGGFDFEKIEGGHLRIRAKPAGGDSPKVKAK; from the coding sequence ATGAAAATCGAACAGCAGCGCTTGCCCCGCCTCGCCGTGCTCATCGACGCCGACAATACCTCGCCGCAAATCGCCGGCGGTCTGTTCGAGGAAGTGGCGAAGTTCGGAGAAGCCAGCGTACGGCGCATTTACGGGGATTTTTCCGGCCCGCAGCTCAGATCATGGGCCGATATCCTGTCAAAGCACGCCATCGATCCCTACCAGCAGTTCGCCTACACCAAGGGCAAGAACGCCTCCGACATTGCGCTCGTCATCGATGCGATGGATCTGCTGCACAGCGGACGGTTCGAAGGATTTTGCCTGGTGTCGTCCGACAGCGATTTTACCCGGCTGGCATCCCGCCTGCGTGAACAGGGCGCCGACGTCTACGGATTCGGCAAACAGGACACCCCGGAAAGTTTCCGGCAGGCGTGCCGCCGCTTCATCTACACCGAGAATCTGGTGTCCGAGACACCGGCGGCCAATTCCGGCGCAGCACCGAAGTCCAGGTCACTGCAGCCGCCCAGCGCCGCGATCCCGATTCTGGAAAAGGCGATTTCTCAGATTGAAAGCGAGGATGGGTGGGTCAGGCTCGATACCGTGGGATCGGTGCTGGTAAATCTGGTGTCGGATTTCGACGTCCGCACCTTCGGTTTCAGGAAGCTGAGCGACCTCGTGCGCAACGGCGGCGGGTTCGACTTCGAGAAGATCGAGGGCGGCCACCTGCGTATCCGCGCCAAGCCCGCCGGCGGCGACAGCCCCAAGGTCAAAGCGAAGTGA
- a CDS encoding Hsp20 family protein yields the protein MSRVPSLSSPFLLGFDEIERVLDRVVKGADGYPPYNIERCDRNSGQPERLRITLAVAGFTRDQLDVTIEENQLVIRGRQQDDKARQYIHRGIAARHFQRTFVLAEGMQVLGADLKNGLLSIDLARPEPEKVVKTIAINEHE from the coding sequence ATGTCTCGTGTTCCTTCGTTATCCAGTCCGTTCCTGCTGGGATTCGACGAAATCGAGCGTGTGCTCGACCGGGTCGTCAAGGGCGCAGACGGTTATCCGCCGTACAATATCGAGCGGTGCGACCGTAATAGCGGCCAACCCGAACGGTTACGCATCACGCTGGCGGTGGCGGGTTTCACCCGCGATCAACTCGATGTAACCATTGAGGAAAACCAGCTCGTGATCCGGGGCCGCCAGCAGGACGACAAGGCCCGGCAATATATCCATCGCGGCATCGCCGCACGCCACTTCCAGCGCACCTTCGTGCTGGCGGAGGGGATGCAGGTGCTGGGCGCGGACTTGAAAAACGGGCTGTTGTCGATCGATCTGGCCCGGCCCGAGCCGGAAAAGGTCGTTAAGACAATCGCTATCAATGAACACGAATAA
- the lptC gene encoding LPS export ABC transporter periplasmic protein LptC — protein sequence MNSVQNPAYQAGMEARFAIAARHSRMVRALRIAVPAAVILALAAIVGVSVFNPFRMLMPKLPLDIGNLVVSGTKITMESPHLSGYTTDQRPYEMWAKTATQDVTDPDHVDLKTLRAKMLMEDQSTVTLDALNGLFNSKDQLLDLHKDIFLQTSTGYEARLTQAFVDMGKGTVTSDEHVDVKLLNGTLTSDRLRITGGGEVVRFEGNVVMNLDHLPPAETSSPPAASVSAAPEPAVVHPAKARSQSGKAANPK from the coding sequence GTGAATTCGGTTCAGAATCCTGCCTATCAAGCCGGAATGGAGGCGCGCTTTGCCATCGCTGCGCGCCACAGCCGGATGGTGCGGGCGCTGCGCATCGCGGTCCCGGCGGCCGTGATCCTGGCGCTGGCGGCCATCGTCGGGGTGTCGGTTTTCAATCCGTTCCGGATGCTGATGCCCAAGCTGCCGCTCGACATCGGAAACCTCGTCGTCTCCGGCACCAAGATCACGATGGAATCGCCGCATCTGTCCGGCTACACGACCGATCAGCGGCCCTACGAAATGTGGGCCAAAACCGCGACCCAGGATGTGACCGATCCGGACCACGTCGATCTCAAGACATTGCGGGCCAAGATGTTGATGGAAGACCAGTCGACCGTCACGCTGGATGCACTCAACGGCCTGTTCAATTCCAAGGACCAGTTGCTGGATCTGCACAAGGATATCTTTCTGCAGACTTCCACGGGCTACGAGGCGCGCCTGACGCAGGCGTTCGTCGACATGGGCAAGGGCACGGTAACGTCGGACGAGCATGTCGACGTCAAATTGCTCAACGGAACCCTGACCTCCGACAGGCTCAGAATTACAGGAGGCGGCGAAGTCGTGAGATTCGAAGGCAATGTGGTGATGAATTTGGACCATCTGCCACCCGCCGAGACGTCCAGCCCGCCCGCCGCCAGCGTATCCGCGGCGCCCGAGCCCGCGGTCGTTCATCCGGCCAAAGCGCGGTCTCAATCCGGCAAAGCCGCCAACCCGAAATGA
- the rpoN gene encoding RNA polymerase factor sigma-54 gives MALTQRLEFRQSQSLVMTPQLMQAIKLLQLSNIDLSAFVEEELERNPLLERANDGTEPPVPGEPTPEQAEFSDFDDSGSAYDDDAVTERSGMDNGASDNFEPAQEEWMNRDLGSRAEIEQTLDTGLDNVFSEEPAEAAARTAQDAAPTAYTEWGGGASNDDSYNLEAFVAAEITLGSHLAEQLAVAFAAPAQRMIGQYLIDLVDEAGYVPPDLGQAAERLGASPKEVETVLAVLQKFDPPGVCARNLSECLAIQLRELNRYDPAMQALVEHLDLLAKRDIAALRKLCGVDDDDITDMIGEIRRLDPKPGLKFGSARTQTMVPDVYVRPGPDGGWHVELNSDTLPRVLVNQIYYTELSKTVRKDGDKSYFTDCLQNATWLVRALDQRARTILKVATEIVRQQDGFFTHGVAHLRPLNLKAVADAIQMHESTVSRVTANKYMATNRGSFELKYFFTASIASADGGEAHSAEAVRHRIKQMIDAEDPAVILSDDTIVERLRASGIDIARRTVAKYREAMRIPSSVQRRRDKQSMLGNALSAPAASSDRSRDTQPA, from the coding sequence ATGGCACTGACGCAGAGATTAGAGTTCCGGCAGTCGCAATCGCTGGTGATGACGCCGCAGCTGATGCAGGCGATCAAGCTGCTGCAGCTGTCGAATATCGACCTCTCGGCCTTTGTGGAGGAGGAACTCGAGCGAAATCCGCTGCTCGAGCGCGCCAATGACGGCACTGAGCCCCCGGTTCCGGGTGAGCCGACGCCTGAGCAAGCCGAATTTTCCGATTTCGACGATTCCGGTTCCGCCTATGACGACGACGCTGTCACCGAGCGTTCGGGGATGGACAATGGCGCTTCCGACAATTTCGAGCCGGCCCAGGAAGAGTGGATGAATCGCGACCTCGGCAGCCGCGCCGAGATCGAGCAGACCCTGGATACCGGCCTCGACAACGTGTTTTCCGAGGAGCCGGCGGAGGCCGCCGCGCGCACCGCGCAGGACGCGGCGCCGACCGCCTATACCGAGTGGGGCGGCGGCGCCTCCAACGATGACAGCTACAATCTCGAAGCCTTCGTCGCTGCCGAGATCACGCTCGGCAGTCATCTTGCCGAACAGCTGGCGGTGGCTTTTGCGGCGCCTGCGCAGCGCATGATCGGGCAATACCTCATCGACCTCGTCGATGAGGCGGGTTACGTGCCGCCGGATCTGGGGCAGGCCGCCGAGCGGCTTGGAGCCTCGCCCAAAGAGGTCGAGACGGTTCTCGCGGTGCTGCAGAAATTCGATCCGCCCGGCGTCTGCGCGCGAAACCTGAGCGAGTGCCTTGCGATCCAGTTGCGCGAACTCAATCGCTACGACCCCGCGATGCAGGCGCTGGTCGAGCATCTCGATCTGCTGGCCAAGCGCGATATCGCTGCGCTGCGCAAGCTTTGCGGAGTCGACGATGACGACATCACCGACATGATCGGCGAGATTCGTCGTCTCGATCCGAAGCCGGGTCTGAAGTTCGGCTCGGCGCGAACCCAGACCATGGTGCCGGATGTCTATGTGCGGCCGGGGCCGGATGGCGGCTGGCACGTCGAACTCAACAGCGACACGTTGCCGAGGGTGCTGGTCAATCAGATCTATTATACCGAGCTGTCGAAGACGGTCCGCAAGGACGGCGACAAGTCCTATTTCACCGATTGCCTGCAGAACGCGACCTGGCTGGTGCGCGCGCTCGACCAGCGCGCCCGCACTATCCTGAAAGTCGCAACCGAGATCGTGCGCCAGCAGGACGGGTTCTTCACCCACGGCGTGGCGCATCTGCGGCCCCTCAACCTCAAGGCGGTGGCGGACGCGATCCAGATGCATGAATCGACGGTGTCGCGGGTGACCGCCAACAAATACATGGCGACCAATCGCGGCAGCTTCGAACTGAAGTATTTTTTCACCGCCTCGATTGCCTCGGCCGACGGCGGCGAAGCGCATTCGGCGGAGGCGGTCCGCCACCGCATCAAGCAGATGATCGATGCCGAAGACCCCGCGGTGATCCTTTCCGACGACACCATCGTGGAACGATTGCGCGCATCCGGCATTGATATTGCCCGTCGCACGGTCGCGAAGTATCGCGAGGCGATGCGAATCCCGTCCTCGGTGCAGCGCCGCCGCGACAAACAAAGCATGCTCGGCAATGCGCTCTCGGCCCCCGCCGCATCCTCCGACCGGTCCCGGGATACGCAGCCCGCGTGA
- a CDS encoding LptA/OstA family protein: MMMSFSRCIPYRRIARFACSAAFVLAMSAAGEAGAQSSVQGVPNAMQGFTQNRDQPIQIEAATLEMRDKKKEATFSGNVKVVQGDTTMTSKTLVVFYESSPAPSEAPAANANANTKAAAAKSAPMQSATPGPGGSSSIKRLEAKGNVIVTQKDQVVTGDTAVFDTKTNLITMLGGVVLTQCKNVLRGDRLLVDMTTGVSRVESDSGKVQGLFIQSGQGCGPASPGAGSPLPAFGASNKPK; encoded by the coding sequence ATGATGATGTCTTTCTCGCGCTGCATCCCGTACAGGCGGATCGCGCGCTTCGCCTGTAGCGCCGCTTTTGTGCTGGCGATGAGTGCCGCCGGCGAAGCCGGTGCACAGAGCTCGGTGCAGGGCGTGCCCAATGCCATGCAGGGGTTTACGCAGAATCGCGACCAGCCGATCCAGATCGAAGCCGCCACGCTCGAGATGCGCGACAAGAAAAAGGAAGCGACCTTCTCCGGCAATGTGAAGGTGGTGCAGGGCGACACCACCATGACGTCGAAGACGCTTGTGGTGTTTTACGAATCGAGCCCGGCCCCATCGGAGGCGCCGGCTGCTAACGCTAACGCCAACACTAAGGCGGCGGCGGCAAAATCGGCGCCGATGCAGTCCGCGACCCCGGGTCCCGGCGGAAGTTCGTCGATCAAGCGGCTGGAGGCCAAGGGCAACGTGATCGTCACCCAGAAGGATCAGGTCGTCACCGGGGACACCGCCGTGTTCGATACCAAGACCAACCTGATCACCATGCTCGGCGGGGTGGTGCTGACCCAATGCAAGAATGTGCTTCGCGGTGACCGCCTGTTGGTCGACATGACCACGGGGGTATCGCGGGTGGAATCCGACAGCGGAAAGGTCCAGGGGCTGTTCATCCAGTCGGGACAGGGCTGCGGACCGGCATCGCCCGGCGCGGGGTCGCCTCTGCCGGCCTTCGGCGCTTCAAATAAACCGAAATAA
- a CDS encoding DUF1150 family protein: MTEVGVVFEPESVSTEALATLGEGHIAYVKQIRSEDVPGLFPQAPKIAPGLKLFALHAADGTPIMLTDSREAAIANAWSNELQAVSVH, from the coding sequence ATGACAGAAGTTGGTGTTGTGTTTGAACCCGAAAGCGTCTCCACCGAGGCGCTGGCGACACTTGGCGAGGGCCATATCGCCTATGTGAAGCAGATCCGTTCCGAGGACGTACCGGGACTGTTTCCGCAGGCGCCGAAGATCGCGCCGGGACTGAAGCTTTTCGCGCTGCATGCCGCCGACGGCACGCCGATCATGCTGACCGATAGCCGGGAAGCTGCGATCGCGAATGCATGGAGCAACGAATTGCAGGCCGTCAGCGTTCACTAA
- the lptB gene encoding LPS export ABC transporter ATP-binding protein: MVDLLGMFRRRPAKRSPPGFARSRADITVLGDSMGEILTSPVRDAPPIARDAPLQLDTPRPAEKPRPVSPPRPKTNGAAAAPRPAPRTGYLAVHSVEKSFGTRQVVRGVSIYVRRGEAVGLLGPNGAGKTTVFYMITGLIKADRGAIELDGHDVTKLPMYQRARLGIGYLPQEASIFRGLTVEQNIRAVLEVVEPSRKKREAELNSLLDEFNITRLRKTPSIALSGGERRRVEIARALATRPNYMLLDEPFAGIDPIAVGDIQDLVRHLTNRGIGVLITDHNVRETLGLTDRAYIVYAGEILTEGNPDEIVNNPDVRRLYLGEEFRL; encoded by the coding sequence ATGGTGGATTTACTCGGCATGTTCCGTCGGCGCCCTGCGAAACGCAGTCCGCCAGGATTTGCGCGCTCCCGCGCAGACATCACCGTGCTTGGCGACAGCATGGGCGAGATCCTGACCAGTCCGGTGCGCGACGCGCCGCCGATCGCGCGCGACGCCCCGCTGCAATTGGATACGCCGCGTCCGGCGGAAAAGCCGCGCCCGGTTTCCCCGCCGCGTCCGAAGACCAATGGCGCGGCAGCGGCTCCGCGGCCGGCACCGCGGACGGGCTATCTGGCTGTGCATAGCGTGGAAAAAAGTTTCGGCACCCGCCAGGTGGTTCGTGGCGTCAGCATCTATGTTCGCCGCGGCGAGGCGGTGGGTTTGCTCGGTCCGAACGGCGCCGGAAAGACCACGGTGTTCTACATGATCACCGGCCTGATCAAGGCCGATCGCGGCGCCATCGAGCTCGATGGCCACGACGTCACCAAGCTGCCGATGTATCAGCGCGCCCGGCTCGGGATCGGTTACCTGCCGCAGGAGGCCTCGATTTTCCGCGGTCTGACGGTAGAGCAGAATATCCGTGCGGTGCTGGAGGTGGTCGAACCCTCCAGGAAAAAACGCGAGGCCGAACTCAACTCCCTGCTCGACGAATTCAACATCACGCGGCTGCGCAAGACGCCGTCGATTGCGCTGTCGGGCGGCGAGCGGCGCCGCGTCGAGATCGCACGCGCGCTGGCGACCCGCCCCAATTACATGCTGCTCGACGAACCCTTCGCCGGCATCGATCCGATCGCGGTAGGCGACATTCAGGATCTTGTCCGCCATCTCACCAATCGCGGCATCGGCGTGCTGATTACCGACCATAATGTGCGGGAAACGCTGGGACTGACCGACCGCGCCTATATCGTCTATGCCGGGGAAATCCTGACCGAGGGCAATCCGGATGAAATCGTCAATAACCCGGATGTACGCCGCCTTTACCTTGGCGAGGAATTCCGGCTTTAG
- the hpf gene encoding ribosome hibernation-promoting factor, HPF/YfiA family translates to MTLRISGKSINVGEALRGRVSERTDEVLRKYFDGNYSGHITLSKDGFGFRTDCSLHLDSGITLEADSNAADAYASADQALIMIEKRLRRYKSRLKDRSARKAHAASAALAGMDAPTLNAPSYVIEAPAGDDEHDEAGYSPVIIAEATTSLKRLSVSEAVMELDLTGAACIVFQHGSSGRVNIIYRRADGNVGWVDPPAVNSGE, encoded by the coding sequence ATGACTCTGCGGATCTCGGGAAAAAGCATCAACGTTGGCGAGGCACTGCGCGGCCGCGTCAGCGAGCGCACCGATGAAGTGCTGCGCAAATATTTCGACGGTAATTATTCCGGCCACATCACGCTGAGCAAGGATGGCTTCGGCTTCCGCACCGATTGCTCGCTGCATCTGGATTCCGGAATTACGCTCGAGGCGGATTCCAATGCCGCCGATGCCTATGCCAGCGCCGATCAGGCGCTGATCATGATCGAAAAGCGACTGCGCCGCTACAAGAGCCGTCTCAAGGACCGCTCGGCCCGCAAGGCCCACGCGGCTTCGGCGGCGCTCGCCGGGATGGACGCGCCGACCCTCAATGCGCCCAGCTATGTGATCGAGGCGCCCGCGGGAGACGACGAGCACGACGAGGCCGGCTACAGCCCGGTCATCATCGCGGAAGCGACCACGTCGCTGAAGCGGCTTTCGGTCAGCGAGGCCGTGATGGAACTGGATCTGACCGGCGCCGCCTGCATCGTGTTCCAGCACGGATCGAGCGGCCGGGTGAACATCATTTACCGGCGGGCCGACGGCAATGTCGGCTGGGTCGACCCCCCGGCGGTGAACTCCGGGGAGTAG
- the ptsN gene encoding PTS IIA-like nitrogen regulatory protein PtsN, whose translation MTITDLVAPEAILPALKVNSKKQALQELAARAALLTGQNERAVFEVLLQREKLGTTAVGYGVAIPHGKLPKLEKLFGLFARLERPIDFEAMDGQPVDLVFLLLAPEGAGADHLKALARIARLLRDQDVAKKLRASRDAQAIYSVLALPPASAA comes from the coding sequence ATGACGATTACCGATCTGGTCGCGCCCGAGGCGATTCTCCCGGCGTTGAAGGTCAACAGCAAGAAGCAGGCGCTGCAGGAACTGGCGGCGCGGGCCGCCCTCCTGACCGGGCAGAACGAGCGTGCCGTTTTCGAGGTTCTGCTGCAGCGCGAAAAGCTTGGGACCACCGCGGTCGGCTACGGCGTCGCCATCCCGCACGGCAAGCTTCCCAAACTGGAAAAGCTGTTCGGACTGTTCGCGCGGCTGGAACGTCCGATCGATTTCGAGGCGATGGACGGCCAGCCGGTCGACCTGGTGTTCCTGCTGCTGGCGCCGGAAGGCGCCGGCGCCGATCATTTGAAAGCCCTTGCCCGCATCGCGCGGCTGTTGCGCGATCAGGACGTCGCCAAGAAGCTGCGCGCCTCGCGCGATGCGCAGGCGATCTATTCGGTGCTGGCATTGCCCCCGGCGAGTGCGGCGTAG